One region of Streptomyces rishiriensis genomic DNA includes:
- the folK gene encoding 2-amino-4-hydroxy-6-hydroxymethyldihydropteridine diphosphokinase has product MTAFFAEGQSDPTVQPVPASVVEKVDAADTTLHNPQRAVIALGSNLGNRLETLQGAIDALEDTPGVRIKAVSPVYETEPWGVEPGSQPSYFNAVVVLKTTLPPSSLLERAHAVEEAFHRVRDERWGARTLDVDIVAYADVVDDDPRLTLPHPRAHERAFVLAPWHDVEPEAQLPGRGTVAGLLDTVTREGVAARKDLELHLPE; this is encoded by the coding sequence ATGACCGCGTTCTTCGCCGAGGGTCAGAGCGACCCGACCGTACAGCCGGTGCCGGCCTCCGTCGTCGAGAAGGTCGACGCCGCCGACACCACCCTGCACAACCCGCAACGGGCCGTGATCGCCCTCGGCTCCAACCTCGGCAACCGCCTGGAGACCCTCCAGGGCGCCATCGACGCCCTCGAGGACACCCCGGGCGTACGGATCAAGGCCGTCTCCCCGGTGTACGAGACGGAGCCGTGGGGCGTCGAGCCCGGCAGTCAGCCGTCGTACTTCAACGCGGTGGTCGTGCTGAAGACGACCCTCCCGCCGTCCTCCCTGCTGGAGCGGGCCCACGCGGTCGAGGAGGCCTTCCACCGGGTGCGGGACGAACGCTGGGGTGCGCGCACGCTCGACGTCGACATCGTCGCGTACGCCGACGTCGTGGACGACGATCCGCGCCTCACGCTCCCCCACCCCCGCGCCCACGAACGCGCCTTCGTCCTCGCTCCCTGGCACGACGTGGAGCCCGAGGCCCAGCTGCCCGGCCGCGGCACGGTCGCCGGTCTGCTCGACACCGTGACCCGCGAGGGCGTCGCGGCACGCAAGGACCTGGAACTCCACCTGCCCGAGTAG
- the folB gene encoding dihydroneopterin aldolase: MDRVALRGLKARGYHGVFPKEREEGQTFIVDLVLGLDTRPAAADDDLAKTVHYGIVAEDVVAVVQGDPVDLIETLAERIAQACLKHEEVQEVEVCVHKPDAPITVPFDDVTVTIIRSRV, encoded by the coding sequence GTGGATCGTGTCGCGCTGCGCGGCCTGAAGGCCCGCGGGTACCACGGCGTGTTCCCCAAGGAACGCGAGGAGGGCCAGACCTTCATCGTGGACCTCGTGCTGGGCCTGGACACCCGACCGGCCGCGGCCGACGACGACCTGGCGAAGACCGTCCACTACGGCATCGTGGCGGAGGATGTCGTGGCCGTCGTCCAGGGTGACCCCGTCGACCTCATCGAGACGCTCGCCGAGCGCATCGCCCAGGCCTGTCTGAAGCACGAAGAGGTTCAGGAGGTCGAGGTCTGCGTCCACAAACCCGACGCCCCGATCACGGTCCCCTTCGACGACGTGACCGTCACCATCATCCGGAGCCGAGTATGA
- a CDS encoding DUF3180 domain-containing protein encodes MRELRIRVLAGVFGVAAILSWAGARLWNSVGTLPSVPLAAPIVLALIAVVLTATALSLRARLKAQRERRPEAKGVDPLMAARAVVFGQSSALVAALVSGMYGGTGVFLLESLDIPARRDQAIYAGFSVLAGIAVIAAAIFLERVCKLPEDDDQDKGATSPA; translated from the coding sequence GTGAGAGAGCTGCGCATCAGGGTGCTGGCCGGCGTGTTCGGCGTGGCCGCGATCCTGTCCTGGGCGGGCGCCCGCCTCTGGAACTCGGTCGGGACCCTCCCCAGCGTCCCGCTGGCCGCGCCCATCGTCCTCGCTTTGATCGCCGTGGTGCTCACGGCCACCGCGCTGTCGCTGCGCGCCCGTCTCAAGGCCCAGCGTGAGCGCCGCCCCGAGGCCAAGGGTGTCGATCCCCTGATGGCGGCCCGCGCGGTCGTGTTCGGCCAGTCCAGCGCGCTGGTGGCCGCCCTCGTCTCCGGCATGTACGGCGGGACGGGCGTCTTCCTGCTGGAGTCCCTGGACATCCCCGCCCGCCGCGACCAGGCGATCTACGCCGGTTTCTCGGTTCTGGCGGGGATCGCGGTCATAGCGGCGGCCATCTTCCTGGAGCGCGTCTGCAAACTGCCCGAGGACGACGACCAGGACAAGGGGGCGACGTCACCGGCGTGA